A genomic window from Micromonospora sp. WMMD1102 includes:
- a CDS encoding ISAs1 family transposase: MATIADPRSPRGARYPLVGLLTVAVCAVTAGASSFAAIADWLHDLDDLARARLGFIRAVPAATTIWRLLTRLDADLLATVLADWLRTRVPPPVTPRPRRYRIVIAIDGKTMRGARRADGSRVHLLSALDTSTGIVLAQVTVAAKSNEIPAFTPLLDAVEQVLGSLDGLIFVADALHTQTSHATEVAARGADLLIPVKGNQPTVFAQLKALPWAQVPVGDRRRETGHGRRETRTVKALTVATPGGLLFPHAEQAVRITRTRTLKGKTTRETAYYTISLPAEHAQPADLQSWARNEWLIENQVHHVRDVTFREDLHQARTGTGPAIMATLRNTAASYHRTNGDTNIARATRRADRRPHDLITAMTSSYPRTQ, from the coding sequence TTGGCCACCATCGCGGACCCCCGGTCCCCGCGTGGGGCGCGTTACCCGCTCGTCGGGCTACTGACCGTCGCGGTGTGCGCCGTGACCGCCGGCGCATCATCGTTCGCGGCCATCGCGGACTGGCTGCACGACCTCGATGACCTCGCCAGGGCCCGGCTCGGGTTCATCCGCGCCGTCCCGGCCGCGACCACGATCTGGCGGCTGCTGACCAGGTTGGACGCTGACCTGCTGGCCACCGTGCTCGCCGACTGGCTGCGTACCCGCGTCCCGCCTCCGGTCACGCCCCGACCTCGGCGGTACCGGATCGTCATCGCCATCGACGGCAAGACCATGCGCGGCGCCCGCCGCGCCGATGGCAGCCGGGTCCACCTGCTGTCCGCGCTGGACACCAGCACCGGCATCGTGCTCGCTCAGGTCACCGTGGCCGCGAAAAGCAACGAAATCCCCGCGTTCACCCCACTGCTGGACGCGGTCGAACAGGTTCTGGGTAGCCTGGACGGCCTCATCTTCGTGGCCGACGCCCTCCATACACAGACCAGCCACGCGACCGAGGTCGCCGCTCGCGGCGCCGACCTGCTCATCCCGGTCAAAGGTAACCAGCCGACCGTGTTTGCCCAGCTCAAGGCCTTGCCCTGGGCCCAGGTCCCGGTGGGTGACCGACGCCGCGAAACCGGTCACGGCCGGCGGGAGACCCGCACGGTCAAGGCGCTCACCGTAGCCACCCCCGGCGGTCTGCTGTTCCCTCACGCCGAGCAGGCCGTCCGGATCACCCGCACCCGCACCCTCAAGGGCAAGACCACCAGGGAAACCGCCTACTACACCATCTCCCTCCCCGCCGAGCACGCCCAACCCGCGGACCTGCAGTCCTGGGCCCGAAACGAGTGGCTGATCGAGAATCAGGTCCATCATGTCCGCGACGTCACGTTCCGTGAAGACCTCCACCAAGCCAGAACCGGCACCGGCCCCGCAATCATGGCGACGCTACGTAACACCGCGGCCAGTTACCACCGCACCAACGGCGATACCAACATCGCCCGCGCCACCAGACGCGCCGACCGTCGCCCGCACGACCTCATCACTGCAATGACCAGCAGCTACCCCAGAACGCAATGA